One genomic segment of Peribacillus sp. FSL H8-0477 includes these proteins:
- a CDS encoding ABC transporter permease, translated as MELRKKQNSPITPDIPDEWFTPRAKDIEQAEKVTRPSLSYWKDAWYRLLKNKLAILGLFFLLFVVFMAIFGPLISQHGLDQKLQDQNLPPSTTYWFGTDGLGRDVFTRTWYGARVSLFVGVAAALIDFIVGVTYGGFSGYKGGKIDNVMMRIIEVLYGLPHLLVVILLMVVMGPGLATIIVALSVTGWIGMARIVRGQVLQIKNYEFVLASKTFGTKTGRIIRKNLLPNTMGPIIVQMTLTVPAAIFAEAFLSFLGLGIQPPFTSWGMMADEGLSSILTGYWWRLFFPAFFISVTMFAFNVLGDGLQDALDPKMRR; from the coding sequence ATGGAACTGCGTAAGAAACAGAATTCACCCATCACCCCGGACATCCCCGATGAGTGGTTTACTCCAAGGGCAAAGGATATTGAACAGGCAGAAAAGGTTACAAGGCCAAGTCTTTCCTATTGGAAAGATGCTTGGTACCGGCTATTAAAAAATAAGCTTGCTATTTTAGGCCTTTTCTTCTTACTGTTTGTCGTTTTTATGGCCATATTCGGTCCATTAATTTCCCAGCATGGATTAGATCAAAAGCTGCAGGACCAAAACCTGCCGCCATCTACTACGTATTGGTTTGGAACAGATGGATTAGGCCGAGATGTGTTTACACGGACTTGGTATGGAGCTAGGGTTTCGTTATTTGTCGGTGTGGCGGCAGCATTAATAGACTTTATTGTTGGTGTTACATATGGAGGGTTTTCAGGTTATAAGGGCGGTAAAATCGACAATGTTATGATGCGTATTATTGAAGTGCTCTATGGTCTGCCTCATTTATTGGTCGTCATCTTGTTAATGGTAGTAATGGGGCCGGGTCTTGCGACAATTATTGTCGCCTTATCGGTAACAGGGTGGATTGGAATGGCACGGATTGTTCGCGGGCAGGTTTTACAAATAAAGAATTATGAATTTGTATTGGCTTCTAAAACATTTGGGACCAAAACAGGTCGAATTATTCGGAAAAACTTACTTCCCAATACAATGGGACCGATTATCGTTCAAATGACTTTGACGGTACCAGCCGCCATATTTGCAGAGGCTTTTTTAAGTTTCTTGGGTCTTGGTATTCAACCCCCGTTCACCAGCTGGGGAATGATGGCTGATGAGGGGTTATCATCGATCTTAACGGGTTATTGGTGGAGATTATTTTTCCCGGCATTCTTCATCTCTGTCACAATGTTTGCATTTAATGTGCTGGGAGACGGACTCCAGGACGCACTAGATCCAAAAATGAGGAGGTAA
- a CDS encoding YdcF family protein: MKVKKRTGMKILIAVILAGSVYTAFLHTKIYTYSHREVSKGADYLIILGARVKGTVPSLALKHRIDEAADYLKDNPKTIVIVSGGKGPGEDITEAEAMQTDLIAQGIATSRIILEDRSTTTDENIHFSKQLIPADKEKGLLVTNDFHIYRAIKIAEQYDLEMGGIPAKTPEVILVKTYVREYMAITKFYLWSLFK; encoded by the coding sequence ATGAAGGTGAAAAAAAGAACGGGAATGAAAATACTGATCGCTGTCATTTTAGCAGGCTCCGTATATACAGCATTTTTACATACAAAAATCTATACATATAGTCATCGTGAAGTTTCAAAGGGAGCCGATTACCTGATCATACTCGGAGCAAGAGTAAAAGGAACCGTGCCATCCCTTGCACTAAAGCATCGAATTGATGAAGCTGCAGACTATCTTAAGGATAATCCAAAGACGATTGTTATTGTGTCAGGCGGCAAAGGTCCTGGAGAGGATATAACGGAGGCAGAGGCGATGCAAACAGATTTAATCGCACAAGGCATTGCGACTAGTCGAATTATTCTTGAAGACCGATCGACAACAACAGATGAAAACATTCATTTTTCAAAACAGCTAATCCCTGCTGATAAAGAAAAAGGGTTACTCGTTACGAATGATTTTCATATTTATCGTGCGATAAAAATAGCCGAGCAATATGACTTGGAAATGGGCGGTATCCCAGCAAAAACACCAGAGGTCATACTAGTTAAAACATACGTACGGGAATACATGGCTATTACTAAGTTTTATCTATGGAGTCTTTTTAAGTAA
- a CDS encoding ABC transporter ATP-binding protein: MEDQVLLEVKNLKKHFSLGKGETLKAVDGISFKVLKGETFGVVGESGCGKSTAGRTIIGLYDQTDGEVIFKGKNIHNMNEKERFSFYRNMQMIFQDPYASLNPRSTVREIISEPMEVHGLYPDKKERLERVQELLEDVGLNRDHADRYPHEFSGGQRQRIGIARALALNPEFIIADEPISALDVSVQAQVVNLLKRLQKEKGLTYLFIAHDLSMVKQISSRIAVMYLGHIVELTDSRQLYKEPLHPYTKALLSAIPIPDPDIEDQRERIILEGELPSPVDPPSGCVFRTRCPYAMDTCAAHKPEWQEIETGHFVACHLYNKKYSQGDFSTVAVSK, translated from the coding sequence ATGGAAGATCAAGTGCTGTTAGAAGTAAAAAACTTAAAAAAACATTTTTCTTTAGGTAAAGGAGAAACATTAAAAGCGGTCGATGGAATATCTTTTAAAGTATTAAAGGGAGAAACCTTTGGCGTTGTTGGAGAATCTGGCTGTGGTAAATCCACGGCAGGGCGGACGATTATCGGGCTTTATGATCAAACGGACGGGGAAGTTATTTTTAAAGGGAAAAATATCCATAATATGAATGAAAAAGAACGATTTTCATTTTATCGCAATATGCAGATGATTTTTCAAGATCCTTATGCTTCCTTGAATCCTCGTTCAACTGTCAGGGAAATAATCTCCGAACCAATGGAGGTTCATGGATTATATCCGGATAAAAAAGAACGATTGGAGAGGGTGCAGGAGCTTCTTGAGGATGTGGGGTTAAATCGTGACCATGCAGACCGTTATCCGCATGAGTTCAGCGGTGGTCAAAGGCAACGAATCGGGATAGCCCGAGCGCTTGCATTAAATCCCGAATTTATCATCGCCGACGAACCCATATCAGCACTAGATGTATCTGTTCAGGCACAGGTGGTTAACCTGCTAAAACGTCTCCAAAAGGAGAAAGGGTTGACCTATCTCTTCATAGCGCATGATTTGTCGATGGTTAAACAGATTTCAAGTAGAATTGCCGTTATGTACCTAGGACATATCGTAGAGCTGACGGACAGCCGCCAACTATATAAAGAGCCCCTTCATCCATATACAAAAGCGCTGCTGTCGGCTATACCGATACCTGATCCAGATATCGAAGATCAAAGAGAGCGGATTATCCTAGAAGGAGAATTGCCAAGTCCAGTTGATCCTCCAAGTGGATGTGTTTTTCGGACTCGTTGTCCATATGCAATGGATACGTGTGCTGCGCATAAGCCGGAGTGGCAGGAAATTGAAACGGGACATTTTGTAGCCTGTCATTTATATAATAAAAAATATTCTCAAGGTGACTTCAGCACAGTAGCTGTAAGCAAGTAG
- a CDS encoding C40 family peptidase, whose product MGTKYIINVPVASIWTNPESVRDIDSQTISNPAFLEEWLDEMTYDDRLALCDQNLLQTQALIGEEVDVIHEIDGWSEIILLGQPTKKHPRGYPGWIPSIQLTEVSDWNLDEMVAVVSSKQIVIYLEDDTEMMKVSYQTVLPILEEKQDEIVVQLPVGTGILKASDVEILSSLAKRPMGLGQQIINSGERFLGLPYLWGGTSSYGYDCSGFTFSMCKANGYVIPRDADDQFTQGLQVNLEHIEPGDLLFFAYEEGKGTLHHVGLYYGEGKLLHSPNTGRSIEIIDLAGTIYEKELCGACRYWTGTEE is encoded by the coding sequence ATGGGAACTAAGTATATCATCAATGTGCCAGTTGCGAGTATTTGGACAAATCCGGAGAGTGTGAGGGATATTGACAGTCAAACAATTTCTAATCCTGCATTCCTGGAAGAGTGGCTCGACGAAATGACTTATGACGATAGGCTGGCGCTATGTGACCAAAACCTTTTACAAACACAAGCACTAATCGGCGAAGAAGTGGACGTTATCCATGAAATAGATGGTTGGTCAGAGATCATTCTTCTAGGGCAGCCCACAAAAAAGCATCCTCGTGGTTACCCAGGCTGGATTCCAAGTATCCAATTAACGGAGGTAAGCGATTGGAATCTTGACGAGATGGTGGCGGTAGTAAGTAGTAAGCAAATCGTTATCTATTTGGAAGATGACACGGAAATGATGAAGGTTAGTTATCAAACAGTACTTCCTATTCTAGAAGAAAAACAGGATGAGATCGTTGTTCAATTACCAGTAGGAACGGGGATTTTGAAAGCCAGTGACGTAGAAATTCTATCTTCACTCGCAAAGAGACCTATGGGTTTGGGGCAGCAAATTATTAACAGCGGTGAGAGATTTCTAGGTCTTCCTTATTTATGGGGCGGAACCAGCAGTTATGGCTATGATTGCTCTGGATTCACGTTTAGTATGTGCAAAGCGAATGGGTACGTGATTCCACGCGATGCAGACGATCAATTTACACAAGGATTGCAGGTAAATCTTGAACACATAGAACCTGGAGATTTATTGTTCTTCGCATATGAAGAAGGAAAAGGAACACTACATCATGTTGGTCTATATTACGGTGAGGGCAAATTGCTGCATTCACCCAATACGGGGCGAAGTATCGAAATTATCGATCTTGCAGGAACCATTTATGAAAAAGAGCTTTGCGGGGCCTGCCGTTATTGGACTGGGACGGAGGAATAG
- a CDS encoding ABC transporter ATP-binding protein: MEKILQVKDLQVAFKTFGGEVQAVRGVTFDLLKGETLAIVGESGCGKSVTSQAIMGLIPSPPGKIAGGEIIFKNRDLTSLPEKEWRNVRGADISMIFQDPMTALNPTLTVGEQIIEGIIQHEKIARTEAKAKAIDMLNLVGIPVPESRMKQYPHQFSGGMRQRIMIAMALICQPEILIADEPTTALDVTIQAQILELFRDIQNRTGVSIVLITHDLGVVAQVADRIAVMYAGKIVETGTRREIFYNPQHPYTRGLLQSVPRLDREDAELIPIAGSPPDLFAPPTGCPFTARCESAMEVCSRVYPIETRLSEQHQVHCWLQDKRARKLVVPVITIS; encoded by the coding sequence ATGGAAAAAATCCTTCAAGTGAAAGACCTTCAAGTCGCATTTAAGACATTTGGCGGTGAAGTTCAAGCGGTTCGCGGGGTAACCTTTGATCTTCTAAAAGGAGAGACGCTGGCCATTGTAGGAGAATCAGGCTGTGGTAAAAGTGTGACCTCACAGGCCATTATGGGTTTGATTCCATCGCCTCCAGGTAAAATTGCCGGCGGAGAGATTATTTTTAAAAATCGTGATTTAACGAGTTTACCAGAAAAAGAGTGGCGCAATGTCCGCGGAGCTGATATTTCTATGATATTCCAAGATCCAATGACGGCTTTAAATCCGACATTGACTGTTGGCGAGCAAATCATTGAAGGAATTATTCAACACGAAAAAATAGCGCGGACTGAAGCAAAAGCGAAGGCCATTGACATGCTGAATCTAGTAGGGATTCCAGTCCCTGAATCAAGAATGAAGCAATATCCTCACCAGTTCAGCGGCGGTATGCGGCAGCGGATTATGATTGCAATGGCATTAATTTGTCAGCCAGAGATTTTGATTGCAGATGAACCAACCACAGCTCTTGATGTGACCATTCAGGCACAAATTCTTGAACTTTTTAGAGATATCCAGAATCGAACCGGTGTATCGATTGTTCTAATTACACATGATCTCGGAGTAGTAGCACAAGTCGCTGACCGAATTGCGGTTATGTATGCAGGTAAAATTGTTGAGACTGGAACAAGAAGAGAAATCTTTTATAATCCTCAGCACCCATATACAAGAGGGCTGTTACAATCAGTTCCGAGATTAGACAGGGAGGATGCCGAGCTGATTCCAATAGCGGGATCACCGCCAGATTTATTTGCTCCTCCAACAGGGTGTCCATTTACGGCTAGGTGTGAATCAGCTATGGAAGTATGCAGCCGAGTTTATCCGATTGAAACGAGGTTGTCTGAGCAGCATCAAGTGCATTGCTGGTTACAGGACAAACGGGCTCGGAAACTGGTTGTACCGGTTATTACAATTAGTTAA
- a CDS encoding serine hydrolase: MSLPTIEKDIIELVQQFDGRISYKIEKAEQVIEYNSHDIYQSASLIKIPMLVEGFRQVEKNKISFTQHVPFIQGDVAGGSGVLSALSNSLHLTVKDLLVLMTIVSDNTATNMLISLLGMDNINTCMDDLGMKNTMLQRRMMDLQAAADGRENITSAADMVTCLKAIHKGGELLSSSRQQILEIMGKQQFCDKLPAMMGNKVKIANKTGSLDGVSHDAAIISYKSETVYAAILTDQISSNEESRQLISQIGKLIYDDLVE; this comes from the coding sequence ATGTCGTTACCGACTATTGAAAAAGATATAATCGAATTAGTTCAGCAATTCGACGGCAGGATCAGCTATAAAATTGAAAAAGCCGAACAAGTCATCGAATACAACAGTCATGATATCTATCAATCTGCGAGTCTAATCAAAATCCCAATGCTTGTGGAAGGCTTTCGGCAAGTAGAAAAAAACAAAATTTCTTTTACTCAACATGTTCCCTTTATTCAAGGGGATGTGGCAGGTGGATCTGGAGTGTTGTCTGCCCTATCTAATTCACTTCATTTAACAGTTAAAGACTTGCTGGTTCTCATGACCATTGTCTCAGATAACACGGCAACGAACATGCTGATCAGCTTACTAGGAATGGATAACATTAATACGTGCATGGACGACCTAGGGATGAAAAATACTATGCTGCAAAGGCGAATGATGGATCTTCAGGCGGCAGCAGACGGCCGTGAAAACATTACCTCGGCAGCAGATATGGTTACCTGTCTCAAAGCAATTCATAAGGGTGGAGAGCTGCTTTCGTCAAGCAGACAGCAAATCCTAGAGATCATGGGAAAACAGCAGTTTTGCGACAAACTGCCTGCCATGATGGGGAACAAAGTGAAGATCGCAAATAAGACCGGTTCCCTTGACGGTGTTTCTCACGATGCCGCTATTATTAGCTACAAATCAGAAACGGTCTACGCGGCCATTCTTACTGACCAGATTTCTTCAAATGAAGAAAGCCGCCAACTCATCAGCCAAATCGGTAAATTGATTTATGATGACTTAGTGGAATGA
- a CDS encoding peptide ABC transporter substrate-binding protein — MKKLSMLLLIIMVFALAACTANENAGTEKKEGEEKNSKKEKILYLNNESEPTSFDPVIGYDIKSWDPLNNLMEGLTRLGKDHKPEGAMAEDWKVSDDGKTYTFNLRKDAKWSNGDDVTAGDFVFAWKRLLNAETGSGAAFLGYFIEGGEAYNTGEGTADDVKVKAVDEKTFEVTLTSPQAYFLSVITNPAFFPVNEKVATENPQWFAEADSFVGNGPFNLTEWVHDSHFVMKKNDTYWDKKNVKLDQVNWAIIDDRNTAYQMFQKNELDVSAIPPDLSEQLMKDDKVKIDDQAGLYFYRFNITMEPFQNKNIRKAFALAVDQAQLVDYVVKNEHKPAYGYVSNGFEDPSGKDFRETNGDLIKTDVKQAKELLEKGLKEEGYEKLPEVTLTYSTLDTHQKIAEAMQQMFKDNLGVEVKLASVEANVFATDQKALKYQFARSSFIADYADPINFVENFQTGHPNNRTGWGNKEYDQLIKDAKNEKDEAKRYELMYEAEKFLMEEAPFVPIHFYNQVSLFAEGVTDIVRHPVGYTELKWADKN; from the coding sequence ATGAAAAAACTTTCGATGTTACTGCTCATAATCATGGTATTTGCACTTGCTGCCTGTACGGCGAACGAAAATGCCGGTACAGAAAAGAAAGAAGGAGAAGAAAAGAATAGTAAAAAGGAAAAAATCCTTTATCTAAATAATGAATCAGAACCGACTTCGTTTGACCCTGTGATTGGGTATGATATTAAATCTTGGGATCCATTGAACAATCTGATGGAGGGGTTAACACGACTAGGAAAAGATCATAAACCAGAAGGGGCTATGGCCGAAGACTGGAAAGTATCAGACGATGGTAAAACATATACATTCAATCTTCGTAAAGATGCTAAATGGTCTAATGGTGACGATGTTACAGCAGGAGACTTTGTCTTCGCTTGGAAAAGACTGCTCAATGCTGAGACAGGTTCAGGAGCAGCGTTCTTAGGCTACTTTATCGAAGGTGGAGAAGCTTATAATACGGGAGAAGGTACAGCAGATGATGTGAAAGTAAAGGCTGTTGATGAAAAAACGTTTGAAGTTACGTTAACAAGCCCTCAAGCCTACTTTCTTAGTGTCATTACAAACCCTGCCTTTTTCCCAGTGAATGAAAAAGTAGCTACTGAGAATCCGCAATGGTTTGCTGAAGCAGATAGTTTTGTTGGTAATGGACCGTTTAATTTAACGGAGTGGGTTCATGACAGTCACTTTGTGATGAAGAAAAATGATACGTACTGGGATAAGAAAAACGTGAAACTTGATCAAGTAAATTGGGCGATTATTGATGACAGAAACACAGCATACCAAATGTTCCAAAAAAATGAGTTGGATGTATCTGCTATACCGCCGGATTTAAGTGAACAGCTAATGAAAGATGACAAAGTAAAAATTGATGACCAAGCAGGACTGTATTTTTACCGATTCAATATAACCATGGAGCCTTTCCAAAATAAAAATATTCGAAAAGCATTTGCATTGGCTGTTGATCAAGCACAGCTTGTAGACTATGTAGTAAAAAATGAACATAAACCAGCATATGGGTATGTTTCAAATGGATTTGAAGATCCATCTGGAAAAGATTTCAGAGAAACGAATGGCGATTTAATTAAAACCGATGTAAAGCAGGCAAAAGAACTATTAGAGAAAGGACTAAAGGAAGAAGGATATGAGAAGCTTCCAGAAGTAACGTTAACTTACAGTACACTTGATACTCATCAAAAAATTGCTGAGGCTATGCAGCAGATGTTTAAAGATAATCTTGGTGTCGAGGTCAAGTTAGCAAGCGTGGAAGCCAATGTTTTCGCAACAGATCAGAAAGCTTTAAAATACCAATTTGCCCGCAGCTCGTTTATTGCTGACTATGCAGATCCAATTAACTTTGTCGAAAACTTTCAAACTGGTCACCCGAACAACCGTACAGGTTGGGGAAATAAAGAATACGATCAGTTAATTAAAGATGCTAAAAATGAAAAAGATGAAGCAAAACGTTATGAACTAATGTATGAAGCTGAAAAATTCCTTATGGAAGAAGCACCGTTTGTTCCGATCCACTTCTATAACCAAGTTTCTCTATTTGCTGAAGGCGTAACGGATATTGTCCGTCATCCAGTTGGTTATACGGAATTGAAATGGGCAGATAAAAACTAA
- a CDS encoding ABC transporter permease yields MTSYILKRLGAMLVTLWLIVTLTFFLMHSVPGSPFNEERTTNEAIQKNLEAYFHLDEPLYVQYGIYMKSLVTFDFGPSIKRSSDSVNAMLERGFPISFELGFITLVTAIVSGLFLGIIAALRHNGFVDYLAMTIAVLGISIPNFVLATLLIQQLAVTYEIFPAATWQSPMHMVLPTLALATGPMAIIARLTRASMLEVLTQDYIRTAKAKGLSPVKIVFKHALRNAMLPVVTVLGTLAASILTGTFVIEKIFAIPGMGRYFVESISNRDYPVIMGTTVFYSAILIIMLFLVDIAYGLLDPRIKLHKKEGR; encoded by the coding sequence ATGACTTCTTACATATTAAAGCGGCTAGGAGCTATGCTAGTAACACTGTGGCTGATTGTTACGCTGACATTTTTCCTTATGCATTCCGTGCCAGGGTCGCCATTTAATGAAGAAAGAACAACAAACGAGGCCATTCAAAAAAATCTAGAGGCCTATTTTCATTTAGATGAACCTCTTTATGTACAATATGGAATCTATATGAAGTCACTGGTTACATTTGATTTCGGTCCATCGATTAAACGATCATCAGATTCGGTAAATGCAATGCTCGAAAGAGGATTTCCGATATCCTTTGAACTTGGCTTCATCACGTTAGTAACAGCAATTGTTTCTGGCCTGTTTCTTGGAATAATTGCGGCGCTTCGTCACAATGGTTTCGTTGATTACTTAGCTATGACCATTGCTGTTTTAGGCATATCTATACCAAACTTTGTTCTAGCGACTTTACTAATTCAACAATTAGCTGTCACCTACGAGATTTTTCCTGCAGCAACATGGCAAAGTCCAATGCATATGGTACTGCCGACACTCGCACTTGCTACAGGACCTATGGCGATCATTGCCAGGCTGACCCGCGCGAGTATGCTTGAGGTATTAACACAAGATTACATAAGAACAGCGAAAGCAAAAGGATTATCACCAGTTAAGATTGTATTTAAACATGCATTAAGAAATGCAATGCTTCCAGTAGTAACGGTTTTGGGGACGCTTGCCGCCAGTATTTTAACCGGAACGTTTGTCATTGAAAAAATCTTTGCTATTCCGGGTATGGGAAGATATTTTGTTGAAAGTATCAGCAACCGTGATTACCCCGTTATTATGGGAACAACGGTTTTCTATAGTGCGATCCTAATTATTATGCTTTTTTTGGTCGACATCGCCTATGGACTTCTCGATCCACGAATAAAACTGCATAAGAAGGAGGGGAGATAA
- a CDS encoding mandelate racemase/muconate lactonizing enzyme family protein, which translates to MKIVQMDTFRIAVPLKKPFKTALRTVHTAEAIYVKIICDTGVIGWGEAPPTLVITGDSLQSIETTIQMVIKPVLIGRSLSNYEDIFREMNASIVGHSSAKASVDMAVYDCVSQHAKMPLYQFLGGYRDKLETDYTVSVNSPQEMAEDAVSYIQQGFNVLKIKVGKDDSSTDIERISAIREQIGKDVVIRLDANQGWEPKEAIRVIRKMEDLDLQIELVEQPVKAWDIQGMKQVTDAVDTLIMADEAVFTPKQAFEVLKTRSADLINIKLMKAGGIHQAQAINSMAEVCGVECMMGSMIETKLGISAAAHFAASKKNITRYDFDAPLMLSKDIINGGIIYQGRNIRISESRGLGIKNVDLTGGAGDGN; encoded by the coding sequence ATGAAAATTGTCCAAATGGATACGTTTAGGATTGCTGTTCCTTTAAAAAAACCATTTAAAACCGCCTTACGGACAGTTCATACAGCTGAAGCTATATATGTGAAAATCATCTGTGATACTGGCGTGATTGGATGGGGAGAAGCACCGCCGACGCTTGTCATTACAGGAGATAGTTTACAAAGTATCGAGACAACTATTCAAATGGTTATCAAACCTGTTTTAATAGGAAGAAGTTTGTCGAATTATGAAGATATTTTCCGGGAAATGAATGCAAGTATTGTGGGTCATTCAAGTGCAAAAGCTTCGGTAGATATGGCGGTTTATGATTGTGTATCACAGCATGCTAAAATGCCGCTCTATCAATTTTTAGGCGGCTACCGTGACAAACTGGAAACGGACTATACTGTCAGTGTAAATAGTCCTCAAGAAATGGCTGAAGATGCTGTTTCGTACATTCAGCAAGGCTTCAATGTATTGAAAATTAAAGTCGGAAAAGATGATAGTTCAACAGATATTGAGCGGATTTCAGCCATCAGAGAACAGATTGGTAAAGATGTCGTGATTAGACTCGATGCGAATCAAGGCTGGGAGCCTAAAGAAGCTATTCGAGTCATCCGAAAAATGGAGGATCTCGATTTACAAATTGAACTCGTTGAGCAGCCTGTTAAAGCATGGGATATACAGGGAATGAAGCAGGTAACAGATGCTGTCGATACACTGATTATGGCTGATGAAGCTGTTTTCACACCTAAACAGGCGTTCGAAGTATTGAAAACGAGAAGTGCCGATTTAATTAACATTAAGCTGATGAAAGCAGGTGGCATCCATCAAGCTCAAGCCATTAATAGTATGGCAGAAGTATGCGGTGTCGAATGCATGATGGGAAGTATGATTGAAACAAAGCTTGGTATTAGTGCAGCGGCTCATTTCGCAGCTAGCAAAAAAAACATAACGCGCTATGATTTTGACGCACCATTAATGCTGTCGAAAGACATAATTAATGGAGGGATAATCTACCAAGGAAGAAACATTCGTATAAGCGAAAGTCGTGGATTAGGCATTAAAAACGTTGATCTTACTGGAGGTGCAGGGGATGGGAACTAA
- a CDS encoding S66 peptidase family protein, producing MIVKPSRLKRGDTVGIIAPASPPNRENLQRSLAFLADLGLKVKMGQHVEQINGYLAGSDNERIEDLHTMFQDDEIKAIICAGGGYGTARIADRIDYSLVAANPKIFWGYSDITFLHQAFLKKTGLVTFHGPMLASDIGKEDVDELSKKLFAQLFVPGEVTYNEEISPLHTVVSGKASGQLIGGNLSLLTSTLGTQFELETAGKLLLIEDVNEEPRAIDRMLNQLYMSGKLSQAAGIVIGDFANCVPTRNLSLSLVEVLDHYLKLANKPALSGFKIGHCSPNISIPLGVDATLDADKKEFIVSAGVE from the coding sequence ATGATCGTTAAACCATCCCGGCTGAAACGGGGAGATACTGTTGGAATTATTGCACCAGCAAGTCCGCCAAATCGTGAAAATTTACAACGGTCTCTGGCCTTTCTAGCGGATTTAGGGTTAAAAGTGAAAATGGGTCAGCATGTAGAACAAATAAATGGTTATTTAGCAGGATCAGATAATGAAAGAATAGAAGATTTACATACTATGTTCCAAGATGATGAAATCAAAGCGATTATCTGTGCTGGAGGCGGGTATGGAACCGCACGAATTGCAGACAGAATTGATTATTCCTTAGTGGCAGCTAATCCAAAAATATTTTGGGGTTATAGTGATATTACTTTTTTACATCAAGCTTTTTTGAAAAAAACGGGTTTGGTCACATTTCATGGACCGATGTTGGCTTCAGACATTGGGAAGGAAGACGTTGACGAGTTATCAAAAAAATTATTTGCTCAGCTTTTTGTGCCAGGGGAGGTTACCTACAATGAAGAAATTTCTCCTCTTCATACTGTCGTCAGCGGAAAAGCAAGCGGACAGCTGATCGGTGGAAATTTGTCATTACTAACAAGTACACTTGGCACGCAGTTTGAACTGGAAACAGCGGGAAAACTGCTGCTGATTGAGGATGTCAATGAAGAACCACGTGCAATAGATAGGATGCTGAATCAATTATATATGAGTGGAAAGTTGAGTCAGGCCGCGGGTATCGTTATCGGAGATTTTGCCAATTGTGTTCCTACGAGAAATCTGAGCTTATCACTAGTTGAGGTCCTTGACCATTATCTAAAGCTCGCAAACAAACCAGCTCTTTCAGGCTTTAAAATTGGCCATTGTTCACCTAATATCTCCATCCCGCTTGGCGTTGATGCCACACTTGATGCGGATAAAAAAGAGTTCATTGTATCAGCAGGAGTCGAATAG
- a CDS encoding M55 family metallopeptidase: MKLFISVDMEGITGLVDYTQVDSGKHNYERSRIIMTDEANAVVESAFKSGCKEVFVNDSHSKMNNLLIERFHPETQVITGDVKPYSMVQGLESSFTGAIFTGYHARASVPGVMSHSMIFGVRNMYINDVTIGELGFNAYVAGHYGVPILMVAGDDRAALEAEQLIPHITTAIVKKTISRSAVTTLTPAKAQDLLKEKTALALKNSDKVKPLIPPNDPLLAIEFANYGQAEWANLMPGTELVPGTTTVRFQAKDILEAYQAMLVMTELAMKTTFC, translated from the coding sequence ATGAAATTATTTATATCTGTGGATATGGAAGGGATTACGGGTTTAGTAGATTATACCCAAGTTGATTCTGGGAAGCATAATTATGAACGAAGTCGAATTATTATGACAGATGAGGCAAATGCTGTGGTCGAGTCAGCTTTCAAGTCGGGCTGCAAGGAAGTGTTTGTAAATGATAGTCATTCCAAAATGAACAATTTGCTTATTGAGAGGTTTCATCCAGAAACACAAGTGATTACAGGAGATGTTAAGCCCTATTCTATGGTACAAGGCCTTGAGTCCTCCTTCACAGGAGCGATTTTTACCGGGTATCATGCCAGAGCTTCCGTACCGGGAGTTATGTCACACTCGATGATTTTTGGAGTAAGAAATATGTACATAAATGATGTAACCATCGGAGAATTAGGATTTAATGCGTACGTTGCCGGTCATTATGGCGTTCCAATCTTAATGGTAGCGGGAGACGACCGTGCCGCCTTAGAAGCAGAACAGCTTATTCCTCATATCACGACAGCCATAGTGAAGAAAACGATTTCCCGTTCCGCCGTCACGACACTCACCCCAGCTAAAGCTCAAGATCTTTTAAAGGAAAAAACAGCGCTCGCTTTAAAGAATTCAGACAAGGTAAAACCTCTTATTCCTCCGAACGATCCACTTTTAGCGATCGAATTTGCTAATTATGGCCAAGCTGAATGGGCAAACTTAATGCCCGGAACAGAATTGGTACCTGGAACAACCACTGTTCGTTTTCAGGCAAAAGATATTTTAGAAGCATACCAGGCCATGCTTGTCATGACAGAATTAGCGATGAAGACGACATTTTGCTAG